The sequence GGATACAGAGACAGATTGCTATCTCTTGTGTTTGAGACACTCTCATGACTTGACATATCGAGCGGCCTTCCATCTACTCTATATAGTACACTAACTTTCATCATTATTTTTCATACCTGCACAGGCAATAACAGACAATTATGTAAACGTGCTGAGGATTGATAGACATCTTCAATTTTTGTAGACAAGATATTCGATGGTGTCTGCTTGACGcaatttctctttcaaaCCCGCATAGGTTTCGGTCAGCGGGGATTCACTTGACCGAGGTACCTAACCATTGAGCGTCCGTGAAGATGAGAGTCTTTGTAAACCTCGGATCTTCCTTATCAGAATTCCAATCGTGAGATTGAAAAAAGCCGTAGAGAATCGAGGTGCAATGGTCTTGGTTCAAGAGAATCCGGATGACATGCTTGTGCCAGATACCTCAGACAGTCACTGATTGATATACGTGTGATTGTGGGTGTAGATATCCCCACGCCACCGCATATTCAATTGCCTGAAACCGCAAAGTCCAGGCGTATGGTGGGGCCGGGGGGAATTGTTTCTCTCTAGCTGTGTATTGGAATCTAAAAAGGGGCAACATTGCACCATTCTTTAAAAGAAATCCCTCAATACGGTAGACAGATCCTCCCCGTAGTCGAACATAAAATTGCCACTCGAGGGGTCCTGCCATGAAGATTGGTCAGGCAAGAATCGAGGGTTCAGACCAGCACTTGATTCATCGAGGTTTCCAACCGCTTCGAACCATTCCATCAACTCCTTGGTCATCTGTGTGCCGTCAGCCGGAGTCGTCTGGCTTGACGGGCCCCCCTCCACTGCGGGATTGACCGTTGGCAAAAATGCCGAGGAGCCCGGGGGAGCAGGCAATTCTAGTGCGGTGTCGTGGCGCCGAGGTTTCTGGGTACCCCAGAGACCCAGCTGCGGCCCGAGTTTCCGTAGACTTCGCATGGACCTCCAAAGGCGTTGGGAAACGTAAGAGTGTGTGGAAAATCCTTTGACCAGTTCTAGCGCGCACAAAAATTCATCCTTGCACGAGCTGCTGAATGGGGACGGCGCTTGTGCGACTGCCAGGAACAGTACAGCCAATGCAGAGACCAAAAACCAGTTGAAAGCGACTTGCTGAAGCTGATAGATATCCGAGGTTTCGTTCAATTGGGTGATAAATCGGATCGTATCCTTTGCGATTTCAACAACCGTTTCCGACTCGGCAGGATACCGAGATATATGTGCCGCAGTATGCAGCACTGGCCGGTATATGAGCATCCGCAATTGGTTGGCTCGCAAATAAAGTAACGACCTCAGTCGTCGCACACTCCGGGCTTGTCCGCTTGCCACATTCACGGCACTTGCGGTCAGGCGGTCTAGTCGCAAGGATTCGGGGATCTCATGCGCCCAGCGCAAGACCTGCCAATCTAGGTAACTCATTTCGtccttcttgatctcatTCTTGTTGTTGAAAGCCGAAACAAATTTCCACACTTTGGCTGCGATTCGACTGTATCTCACCATCACACGAAGGTACGGTGTTTCTTCCCCGGGCTCTGGAAGACTGGGATCAATGTCTGTGTCTTCAAGTGCAAAAGGCATGCCAGTCCCAAAGGACCAGCGCATGTCCAGGATATAGATTGACCAGAAGAGCCGTAGCACACGCTCAATACCTGTTTCCTTGACGTCTAAATGATTGAGTGATTCTGATCGATGAAGCCCTTTCTCCAGACACATTCGCTCCACAATTCCGATCGTGCGCCATGCGAGGGTCTCTTCATCCATCTGGAAGTGCAGGATCGACTATAGTGGCAACAAGCAAGGATGTCAGGCGATTCACCTCGATCTGGGATAGGGTCTTGGTGCAGAAAAATGCGAAAACTTACCACAAGTGTTAAGATTGTAATGGATTTGAGCTCCGGTGGACCCCAGACACAATCCTCTTGAATGTCCCGCACGCTGGTGAGTAAAGCGATAGCGCGGTCGCTTCGGCCACTTGCCTCGGCTGTCAGTGCACAGGCGAACACCAACCTGAGAATTGCCATGTCTTCCCGGCCCAGCACAGGATTCGACTTGGCTAGGGCCTGGTCGAGATACCGATGCCCCGTCAAGCTATAGAGACGATGAACTTGTTGCAACAACTCCGGCACCTCTATTACGGGGTACATGATGCCCATTTCTTCTTCATAAAGAGCACATAGCCGCAGAGCTTCACTTCTCGTGAACGTGCAAAGCGGATCAACTGCGTGATACTGCTCTTCATAGTCCCCGGGAACTGGAGAAGACGCGAGTGGCGAAGGTTCCTGAGTCGCATTGCCCTCCACTCCATCAGCCGCGTCATTTTCCTCCACAATGCCCCGTCGAAGCAGGCTAGTCTTGGCCAGGTCAAACCCAAAACCAGAGGTTGTCGGGCCCTGAAATGAAGACTTCGGGGCGGTGGAGACGCGCCGTCGACTAGGACGCTGAACCAGCTGATGAATATCACCCGATGCCCCTATGGCTGTGCCCGCTGTGCCTGCGCATGAGGCGCCAGTACATGAGCTGGCGCGGTCAACGAGATCTTTGATGGTCATCTTGAGAGCATTGATTTGATCTTGCATGGCACTCATCTGTTCAAGAAGAGGCTGGGGTATGGGTGGACTGTCACTTATGGTTAGATTGCGCTTCTGCGGTTGTCCATGGATAATGATGGATATTGACTACCATACCCGCTCACCCCCATGCTCTCTTGTCGGGAGCTCTCTGTGTAAACACAATCGATGTTTTGTCGACCACAGCGATAGCAAGGAGATTGCCCGTTGCATTTTATTTTTCGGCGTTTGCAATCAGTACTGCCATCTGTCATGAGATACGAGAGCCCATGCGCCAGAGGCAGGGTGGAAAGGCAGGACATACCAAGCGCGAGCAGTGTACTTGCGCCGCTTCTTCCGAGGCTGGTCATTACTCGGGTCGTCTCTATGGTACTCTGCAGCGGCAGCTTCAACGCTCACATGTCTCGTCGCAGCAGATCGAGGTTTCATGGTTGGCGAAATTGGCACATGGAAATGAAGACATCCCGATATATGGAATAAGGAGAGGAAACCATCCTCGCAGAAGAATCCAAGTGACCATCTGGAAAAGTCTCCACCAGAGCGGGGGGTTCCGCGTCCCCAGCTGGACTAAATCAGGAGGAAGTCATGTGGGCCGATGGAGGCGCTGCAGTGCGACCCCCGCACAGGACGAAATCTGACCCTTGCCATTTAAACCTCGTCACTTGAACCGACGTGGGAAAGAGATGTCGATGATGGAGAAACATGAAATTGGAAGCGAACGGTTTTTTCTACGACTTCACGAAGCTTCCGCTGCTTAAAGGCTGACTTGAGAGGGCGCAAACATCCATGAAAGACTGAAGACATACTAAACGGGACAATATGGATCGTGCAGGGTCTAGGTTAACGCTACCCGTTCAACAACGTCGGGCTGTTTTCCAGGGGAGACTAGAGTCCACCCACAACTAATGACTACTGATTTGAATGTCTACCACAATCTGGTCAATATTTTTGGCAGTTTCCTCGAATGTGGGGGAGCAAGTGgccaggaggaagagaaacgGAGACGAGGCAGTTCCAGCTGTTCGCCTGTGGGCGCATGGACCGCATGTGGAGTTTGATTCTGAAGAATACAGCAAAGCTTGACTGATATGTACATTCATAGATCTTTGGTCCTCTCATCACTCTCGGCCATCCACCTCTTGAGCTTCTCGGGATCGCGAGCTGTGAAGCCCACCTTAAACGGCTTTGGCTCCGTCGTTAATGCGGTGGGAATGGCATTGCACTCCAAGGCATCCAAGATGGGCTGATCTTCGGTTGCCTTTGCTGGTACCATCCGGAAGGCCGTAATGAGCCTCAGGAAGGCCGTGTAAAGTTCTCGATTCGCCAAGTGCGAACCCGCACACATGCGAGACCCTGCGCCGTACCCGTAATGAGGCGTCCCGGACGCCTCTCCCAGTTCCAAGTAGCGCTCAGGCACAAACTTTTCCGGTTGCTCAAAATGGTCCGGGTCGTAATCCGCAGCCCAGGCGTTCTACCATTCTATTAGTACAAGAAAACAACCATCTTGGGGGTTGGCAATGGGTGAAGGAACTGACCATGAAGAAAGTCGTGCCGGCGGGAATGACAGCACCATTCCACTCCACGTCTTTGGTGCTTTCACGAGGCAGGCAAATCGGAATGACGCTCCAGAATCGCAGAGTTTCTTTGACCAGAGCCGTGACATAAGGGACCTTCTCCTCAACCAGACATTTTTCCCACGCGTCGCCGTTGGGGTAGACCTTCATGATCTCCTCGTATGCCTTGGCTTGGACCCgttggccttcttccgaCGCCAGATACGCGATTCCCATGATCAGATTTCCGGGAACGGTGTCCAATCCCGCGGAGACCATGGTCAAACAAATGGATTTGATTTCAGCTGCAGGGAACAGGATTGAGGTCTTAGCAAGGACAGCCGCAATCACTCGCCGGAGTGGGGTGGAGTCTGAGAATCAAACGGGACTCTCCCTTCGCTCGGAATCTTCGACTCACCATCATTCAATTTGGCTTCGGGGTCTTTGAGAATATTCCCAGTGATGCAAGGCTTGTCAGTGCCCTTGGCAATCTGATCTTTCAACATGTTCAAAAGGAAGGTGAGGTATTTGTCACGCCGCACCCTGAATGACTCGGCCTCGTTGTTCATCTTGGGGAAGATTCGCAAGAGCGGGATGTAATCCTGCCAGTTGTTGGAGGTGCTGCGGAAGTTGGACACACCGCGCTCCACATCGACAATCTCCTTCAGTAGCTGGTCATCCACGTTGCCCTCGATGCGAAAGCCGTAATTCAGGGTGAGACTGGTGTTGAGGGCGTATCGTTGAAAGTAGGCCGTCGGATTGATGTCCACCGTGCCATCTTTGCTATCACGGTAGAGCTCTTTGATGCTCGAGT comes from Penicillium oxalicum strain HP7-1 chromosome I, whole genome shotgun sequence and encodes:
- a CDS encoding Phenylacetate 2-hydroxylase; amino-acid sequence: MTVQTLAVAVITVVYFLIRYFNRTDVPKIKGLPEVPGVPLFGNLLQLGDRHAQVTAKWAKKFGPVFQVRMGNKRIVFANSFDSVRQLWIKDQSALISRPTFHTFHSVVSSSQGFTIGTSPWDESCKRRRKAAATALNRPATQSYMPIIDLESNSSIKELYRDSKDGTVDINPTAYFQRYALNTSLTLNYGFRIEGNVDDQLLKEIVDVERGVSNFRSTSNNWQDYIPLLRIFPKMNNEAESFRVRRDKYLTFLLNMLKDQIAKGTDKPCITGNILKDPEAKLNDDSTPLRRVIAAVLAKTSILFPAAEIKSICLTMVSAGLDTVPGNLIMGIAYLASEEGQRVQAKAYEEIMKVYPNGDAWEKCLVEEKVPYVTALVKETLRFWSVIPICLPRESTKDVEWNGAVIPAGTTFFMNAWAADYDPDHFEQPEKFVPERYLELGEASGTPHYGYGAGSRMCAGSHLANRELYTAFLRLITAFRMVPAKATEDQPILDALECNAIPTALTTEPKPFKVGFTARDPEKLKRWMAESDERTKDL